The following is a genomic window from Bacillus sp. V2I10.
ATAAGGATTTTGAAAAGATCCTGTTGCATTTATTAAGGATTGAGTTTCAAATACTTCTCCAGTAAATGTATGCACTTTGTACCCTCTTTTGGTATTCTCCACTCTAGTGACTCTTTGCTTGTTGAGGATTGGTAATTGAAACTGCCTGGCATAATTCTTTAAATATTGGATGACTTCATCTTTTAAAGGGTAGCGTTTGTTATCATCTGATATTCTCAACCCAGGCAGTGACGAATAAGGAGCTGGGGAAAATAATTTTAAGCTATCGTAATGGTTCGACCAAGATCCCGTTGCCCTATCATTCGCTTCTAAAATAAGAAAATGAAGACCTTTCTTTTTTAAATAATATCCAGATGCCAGACCAGCTTGACCTCCTCCAATTACAATCGAATCATACATTCTTTTCATCCCCCTCATAAATTATTTGCATAATGCAAGTATAATTAAAGAAAAATCACCCCAGCGGAGTGGTGCAGCATACGCTCGATTTTGCCATAGATGCGTTCAGCAGCTTGATTGAGCGAATGACCGTTTCTTTTTCAAATTCATTCATGTGAGAAAAAACCTCATCCAAATATGCATTCATCTGATGATCAATCGTTGCAGCAACAAATTTCCCTTCAGTCGTAAGTGAAAGAACATGAACTCTTCTATCATCAGGATGCGGTGTCTTTTTAATTAAGTTCATCTTCATCAAAGATTGGATTTGACGGCTGAAAGTCGTAATATCTGTACCGAGAACGTCAGCTACTTGCTGAACAGACGGCTGATGCAAATGTTCAATTTCATAAAGAATATGGCTCTGTATTAAAGAAATATCAATTCCCCCTGCTGTGCAGCAGTTTTTATTAAGTAAGCCAAAGCGCCGGGTCATGATTTGAAATAGTTCTCGAGTGTTTTCCATCTAATCACCTCATACTTTAGTTATACGCTTATTGTTTGTAATTTGCAACTAATTTATTTCTTATTTTTCAGTTTTTTTATTAAATAAGAAACTGGCCCGAAACAGCCGATAGCATACGGCCTTTCGCGCCAGCTCCTTTTCTTGATTTAATTACAAATACTTCCGATGAATCGCCTTTCCGTCATACGTAAACAAAACAGGCTTCCCTTCCAGAATCGACTCCATGTGTACTGCGCGTCCCCACAGCTGATGAATATAAGGAAGCACTTTTTCAAGATATTTTAAATCGAGTTCAATATCTTCGTACCAGTGCTTCAAGTA
Proteins encoded in this region:
- a CDS encoding MarR family winged helix-turn-helix transcriptional regulator; protein product: MENTRELFQIMTRRFGLLNKNCCTAGGIDISLIQSHILYEIEHLHQPSVQQVADVLGTDITTFSRQIQSLMKMNLIKKTPHPDDRRVHVLSLTTEGKFVAATIDHQMNAYLDEVFSHMNEFEKETVIRSIKLLNASMAKSSVCCTTPLG